A genomic segment from Chlorogloeopsis sp. ULAP01 encodes:
- a CDS encoding GH1 family beta-glucosidase has product MNRRQLMQTALGGLAAAIPVKVAGEEGSGVLKTVKPKPATANDARSFPKGFVWGTATSAYQIEGAVKEDGRGVSIWDRFAHTPGKIFDGSNADVAVDHYHRYKEDVQLMKAMGTKAYRFSIAWPRIFPEGRGKVNPKGLDFYNRLVDELLANGIEPFPSLYHWDLPQTLQERYGGWESRETALAFADYAGYVTEKLSDRVQRFFTLNEIRTFVDRGHESGILAPGFKLPPARLNQVRHHAILAHGLAVQAIRAKARRGTKVGPAENIFAVVPIIETPEHIKATEIAMRELNAGYLTAMLEGRYTDAYLKAAGADAPKFTSEDLKAIASPIDFVGINIYTPDYYISASNKPPGYQSLPFNKSHPRMVSSWHRLGPETLYWAPRLLQKLWNVKEIYITENGCATSDEVAKDGQVYDSDRIMFLRSYLTQLQRATSEGAPVRGYFLWSLLDNFEWVAGYAQRFGAIYVDYTTLKRTPKLSASFYREVIARNSVM; this is encoded by the coding sequence ATGAATAGGCGGCAACTGATGCAGACTGCGTTGGGCGGTTTAGCCGCCGCAATTCCAGTGAAAGTGGCGGGTGAGGAAGGGAGCGGGGTATTAAAGACTGTAAAGCCCAAACCTGCCACTGCAAACGACGCCCGCAGTTTTCCGAAAGGATTTGTCTGGGGAACCGCTACCTCAGCCTACCAGATTGAAGGCGCTGTTAAGGAAGATGGTCGCGGCGTATCTATTTGGGATCGGTTTGCACACACACCTGGCAAGATATTTGATGGAAGTAACGCGGATGTTGCCGTAGACCACTATCATCGGTACAAAGAAGACGTGCAGTTGATGAAGGCGATGGGGACGAAGGCGTACCGCTTTTCCATCGCCTGGCCCCGTATATTCCCAGAGGGCAGGGGCAAGGTGAATCCAAAGGGTCTCGATTTTTACAATCGTCTCGTAGATGAACTACTCGCCAACGGTATCGAACCATTTCCGTCCCTCTATCACTGGGATTTGCCTCAGACTTTGCAAGAGCGATATGGTGGTTGGGAATCTCGCGAAACTGCTCTGGCGTTTGCCGATTACGCGGGTTACGTCACCGAAAAACTGAGCGATCGCGTCCAACGCTTTTTCACACTCAACGAAATCCGCACGTTCGTAGATCGGGGACACGAATCCGGCATCCTCGCACCAGGATTTAAACTGCCGCCTGCCCGATTGAATCAGGTTAGGCATCATGCAATTCTCGCCCATGGTCTCGCAGTTCAGGCGATTCGCGCCAAGGCGCGTCGGGGAACCAAAGTGGGGCCAGCAGAAAACATCTTCGCTGTCGTACCCATCATTGAGACACCAGAACATATCAAGGCGACCGAGATTGCCATGCGCGAGCTGAATGCAGGTTATTTGACCGCCATGCTAGAAGGTCGTTATACCGATGCGTATCTCAAAGCGGCAGGAGCGGATGCACCCAAATTCACCTCCGAAGACTTGAAAGCCATCGCTTCCCCGATAGATTTCGTCGGCATCAATATCTATACGCCGGATTATTACATCAGTGCTAGTAACAAACCTCCTGGTTATCAATCCCTTCCGTTCAACAAATCTCACCCACGAATGGTTTCGTCCTGGCATCGGCTCGGCCCGGAAACGCTATATTGGGCACCACGTCTTTTGCAGAAACTGTGGAATGTGAAGGAAATTTACATCACCGAGAATGGATGCGCTACCAGCGACGAAGTGGCTAAAGACGGCCAAGTATATGATAGCGATCGCATTATGTTCTTGCGTAGTTACTTGACGCAACTGCAACGTGCAACCTCTGAAGGAGCGCCCGTGCGCGGCTATTTCCTCTGGAGTTTGCTGGACAACTTTGAGTGGGTTGCTGGTTACGCCCAACGCTTCGGAGCGATCTATGTGGATTATACGACGCTGAAACGCACGCCGAAATTAAGCGCATCGTTCTATCGAGAAGTAATCGCTCGAAACAGTGTGATGTAA
- a CDS encoding response regulator — protein MITRRILLIENENVIRELTQLCLETEAGWEVLTTASSYEAIVKTETEKLDVILMDVDAFVCEQDLSVTLQQLQSNPVTYHIPVILLTTLVNGEISQMVKLGVRAAIAKPFDLMTLAQQVAEILNWKY, from the coding sequence GTGATAACCCGGCGCATTTTACTAATTGAAAATGAAAACGTTATTCGGGAGTTAACCCAGCTTTGCTTAGAAACAGAGGCAGGTTGGGAAGTGCTGACAACAGCATCCAGTTATGAAGCGATTGTTAAAACTGAGACAGAGAAACTCGATGTCATCCTCATGGATGTGGACGCATTCGTCTGCGAACAGGATTTATCTGTAACCTTGCAACAGTTGCAGAGCAACCCTGTAACCTATCATATCCCTGTAATTTTATTAACAACGTTAGTGAATGGAGAGATATCCCAGATGGTAAAACTTGGGGTGAGGGCTGCGATCGCTAAACCTTTTGATTTAATGACTCTGGCTCAACAAGTAGCTGAAATACTAAATTGGAAATATTAA
- the psaA gene encoding photosystem I core protein PsaA encodes MTLTPEREQEARVVVDNDPVATSFQKWSQPGHFDRTLAKGAKTTTWIWNLHANAHDFDTHTSDLEDISRKIFAAHFGHLAVVFLWLSGMYFHGARFSNFEAWMTNPTSIKPSAQVVWPIFGQEILNGDMGGGFYGIQITSGLFQMWRAAGFTNTFQLYCTAIGGLVMAALMLFAGWFHYHKRAPKLEWFQNTQSMLNHHLAGLLGLGSLGWTGHLIHVSLPTNKLLDAGVALEDIPLPHEFILNPSLMNELYPRVDWGFVKGVLPFFTLQWGHFADFLTFKGGLNPVTGGLWLTDVAHHHLAIAVMFIVAGHMYRTNWGIGHSIKEMLDDARTPNMLPFLSFIGPVGHKGLFEVLTTSWHAQLSINLAMLGSLSIIIAHHMYAMPPYPYLATDYATVVSLFTHHVWIGGFLIVGAAAHAAIYMVRDYEPEENYNNVLDRVLRHRDAIISHLVWVCQFLGFHSFAMYCHNDTMRAFGRPQDMFSDTGIQLQPVFAQWLQHIHTMTIGNPALQVAAPLGHAFGGLRNLELTGLGTAAPNLHEPVSYAFGGGVVAVAGKVAMMPITLGTADFLIHHIHAFTIHVTVLVLLKGVLFARSSRLVPDKANLGFRFPCDGPGRGGTCQVSAWDHVFLGLFWMYNSLSMVIFHFFWKMQSDVWGTVGADGVVTHITGGNFATSSITNNGWLRDFLWAQSQQVITSYNTSLSAYGLMFLGGHFVFGFSLMFLFSGRGYWQELIESIVWAHNKLKVAPAIQPRALSIVHGRAVGVAHYLLGGIVTTWAFFLARMTALG; translated from the coding sequence ATGACTCTTACGCCAGAGCGAGAGCAAGAGGCGAGGGTTGTAGTTGATAACGATCCAGTAGCAACTTCTTTTCAGAAGTGGTCGCAACCAGGACACTTTGACCGCACCCTTGCCAAAGGTGCCAAAACCACAACCTGGATTTGGAACTTACATGCTAACGCCCACGATTTCGATACTCATACTAGCGATTTAGAAGATATATCGCGCAAGATTTTTGCTGCCCATTTTGGACATCTAGCGGTGGTATTTCTTTGGTTAAGCGGGATGTATTTTCATGGTGCTCGCTTTTCCAATTTTGAGGCTTGGATGACAAACCCAACTAGTATTAAACCCAGCGCTCAAGTTGTTTGGCCCATATTTGGCCAAGAAATTTTGAATGGAGATATGGGTGGTGGTTTCTACGGCATTCAAATCACATCTGGGCTTTTCCAAATGTGGCGTGCTGCTGGTTTTACTAATACATTCCAGTTGTATTGCACTGCAATTGGTGGCTTGGTAATGGCAGCGCTGATGCTGTTTGCTGGTTGGTTCCACTATCACAAACGTGCTCCCAAACTGGAATGGTTCCAAAATACCCAGTCGATGTTAAATCATCACTTAGCTGGGCTTTTGGGTTTGGGTTCGTTGGGCTGGACGGGACACCTCATTCATGTTTCTTTACCAACTAACAAGCTGTTGGATGCTGGAGTAGCTCTTGAGGATATTCCCTTGCCGCACGAGTTCATCTTGAATCCCAGTTTGATGAACGAGTTGTATCCCCGTGTAGATTGGGGCTTTGTGAAGGGTGTATTGCCTTTCTTCACCTTGCAGTGGGGGCATTTTGCTGACTTCCTCACTTTTAAGGGTGGTCTTAACCCTGTCACAGGCGGCTTGTGGTTAACAGATGTTGCACATCATCATTTGGCGATCGCGGTAATGTTCATCGTTGCCGGTCATATGTATCGTACCAATTGGGGTATCGGTCACAGCATCAAAGAAATGCTGGATGATGCCAGAACTCCTAATATGCTGCCATTCTTGAGCTTTATCGGGCCTGTCGGTCATAAGGGTCTATTTGAAGTTCTGACGACTTCCTGGCACGCTCAACTGTCAATTAATTTGGCAATGTTGGGTTCTTTGAGCATTATCATCGCCCATCATATGTATGCGATGCCGCCCTATCCCTATTTGGCAACCGACTATGCAACTGTGGTATCTCTGTTCACTCATCATGTGTGGATTGGGGGTTTCCTGATAGTTGGGGCGGCAGCCCACGCAGCGATTTACATGGTACGGGACTACGAACCAGAAGAAAATTACAATAATGTGCTGGATCGGGTACTACGCCATCGGGATGCAATTATTTCTCACCTGGTTTGGGTGTGTCAGTTCCTTGGCTTCCATAGCTTTGCTATGTATTGTCACAATGACACGATGCGGGCTTTTGGTCGTCCTCAAGATATGTTCTCGGATACGGGAATTCAACTACAGCCAGTATTTGCCCAGTGGTTGCAACACATCCATACAATGACTATAGGTAATCCAGCTCTTCAAGTTGCTGCACCTTTGGGTCATGCTTTCGGCGGCTTGCGAAATCTGGAACTAACAGGATTGGGAACCGCAGCTCCTAATTTGCACGAGCCTGTCAGCTATGCTTTCGGTGGTGGTGTAGTGGCTGTGGCTGGGAAAGTGGCAATGATGCCCATTACCTTGGGTACAGCAGATTTCTTAATTCACCACATTCACGCCTTCACAATTCACGTCACTGTTCTCGTACTGCTGAAAGGGGTTTTATTTGCCCGCAGTTCTCGTTTAGTTCCAGATAAAGCTAATTTAGGCTTCCGCTTCCCCTGCGACGGGCCGGGACGGGGTGGTACTTGTCAGGTATCGGCTTGGGATCATGTCTTCCTGGGTCTATTTTGGATGTACAACTCTCTGAGTATGGTGATTTTCCACTTCTTCTGGAAGATGCAGTCAGATGTCTGGGGGACGGTGGGAGCAGATGGGGTGGTTACTCACATCACTGGTGGCAACTTTGCGACTTCGTCAATTACGAATAACGGCTGGTTGCGTGATTTTCTTTGGGCGCAATCACAACAGGTGATCACATCGTACAATACATCACTTTCGGCTTACGGTTTAATGTTCCTGGGCGGACACTTCGTCTTTGGCTTTAGTCTGATGTTCTTATTCAGTGGTCGTGGCTACTGGCAAGAACTGATTGAATCGATAGTTTGGGCGCACAATAAGTTGAAAGTTGCCCCAGCTATTCAACCTCGTGCTTTGAGCATCGTTCACGGTCGGGCTGTAGGAGTTGCTCATTACCTTTTAGGAGGAATTGTTACTACTTGGGCTTTCTTCCTAGCACGAAT